The Teredinibacter sp. KSP-S5-2 genome includes a window with the following:
- a CDS encoding ATP-dependent zinc protease produces the protein MYETRVQSYKNRYSLRFNFGVLKLVGLWSCLSFVLSGCGAGWGTKSVVDDEAFIDVITQQTRAIEEGHEQLVILSEMHRQLSEELAETKKQVDLLYKKLAAAKSIELASKKQNVVVKESPPTKKQTKEPLDGKLVLGRIEWVWLDLMGQTLKAKVDTGAKSSSLSAENIQEFERDGQRWVRFNMPEDPDKKVYEAPLIKYQNVRQASVEEMDQRPKVMLVVRIGDLSEETEFTLADRSNMNYPVLLGRRFLRDIAVVDVARKFVQDKFETQNQKAVDKLTSRSDSP, from the coding sequence GTGTACGAAACGCGGGTCCAGTCATATAAAAACAGGTACAGCTTACGTTTTAATTTCGGCGTATTGAAGCTGGTTGGCCTGTGGAGTTGTTTGTCTTTTGTGTTGTCTGGGTGCGGCGCAGGCTGGGGCACGAAATCTGTTGTTGATGACGAAGCCTTTATCGATGTGATTACGCAGCAGACCAGAGCAATTGAAGAAGGGCACGAACAGCTTGTTATCCTGTCCGAAATGCATCGGCAGTTAAGTGAAGAGTTGGCAGAAACCAAAAAACAAGTGGATCTGCTGTACAAAAAACTGGCTGCGGCAAAAAGCATTGAACTCGCCAGTAAAAAACAAAATGTTGTCGTAAAAGAAAGCCCTCCCACGAAGAAGCAAACTAAGGAACCTCTGGATGGCAAGCTGGTCCTTGGGAGAATTGAGTGGGTATGGTTGGACTTGATGGGACAAACTCTCAAGGCCAAGGTCGATACGGGGGCTAAGTCTTCTTCTCTCAGTGCAGAGAATATTCAGGAATTTGAGCGGGACGGGCAACGCTGGGTACGTTTTAATATGCCGGAAGACCCAGATAAAAAAGTTTACGAAGCACCGCTGATCAAATATCAGAATGTCAGGCAGGCATCAGTGGAGGAAATGGATCAACGTCCAAAAGTGATGCTCGTGGTTCGTATTGGTGATTTGTCCGAGGAAACTGAATTTACACTCGCGGACAGGTCGAACATGAACTATCCGGTTCTACTTGGACGCCGATTTTTGCGTGATATTGCCGTCGTAGACGTAGCGCGAAAGTTTGTTCAGGATAAATTTGAAACCCAAAACCAAAAGGCTGTCGATAAACTAACGTCTCGATCAGATTCTCCGTGA
- the rlmH gene encoding 23S rRNA (pseudouridine(1915)-N(3))-methyltransferase RlmH, translated as MKLSIVAVGTKMPKWVQQGYEEYAKRLPRELTPHLVELAVANRGKNANIEKLKQQESEQILSSLPRQGRVVALDVLGKKISTEQLAKKMADWQMVGDDVSIVIGGPDGLSRECLNHADEKWSLSDMTLPHPLVRIVLIEQLYRAWSILQNHPYHK; from the coding sequence GTGAAGCTGAGTATCGTTGCCGTGGGCACAAAAATGCCCAAATGGGTACAACAAGGTTATGAGGAATATGCAAAGCGGTTACCGCGAGAGCTGACGCCACACCTTGTTGAACTTGCGGTGGCGAATCGGGGGAAAAACGCCAACATTGAAAAGCTCAAACAGCAGGAAAGCGAACAGATTTTATCGAGCTTGCCGCGACAGGGGCGCGTTGTTGCCTTGGATGTCTTGGGCAAGAAAATCAGTACCGAGCAGTTAGCAAAAAAAATGGCTGATTGGCAGATGGTTGGAGACGATGTCAGCATCGTCATCGGTGGGCCAGATGGCTTGTCCCGTGAATGTTTGAATCATGCGGACGAAAAATGGTCACTATCTGATATGACTCTGCCACACCCTCTTGTTCGTATTGTTTTGATCGAACAGTTGTATCGGGCCTGGTCGATTTTACAGAATCATCCTTATCATAAATAA
- the mrdA gene encoding penicillin-binding protein 2, which translates to MKWAGTEIYHFRDHHHEERVINNRILFSAIFVFICILVLLARFYSLQIVKYQDFVTQSDKNRIQVRPMPPNRGLIFDGAGELLADNRPSFTLSIVKERAGNIDTLIERLAAVIEITDKDKENFYKFLKQRRRPYEAVALRYRLTEEEMARLAVDAHEYQGVKIEAQLVRYYPQGDLFAHTIGYVGRINAREQASFSEDDYARYSGTHSIGKIGLEKFYEDALLGKVGYENIETNAHGRVLRVVDETPPEPGKNIELFLRSELQAAAAKQLEGKRGSVVAIDVATGGVLAMVSAPSYNPNLFVTGISYADYNELNRSRDLPLFNRSIQGQYPPGSTLKPMLGLGGLHHQVVTYQTRISDPGYYQLENDERLYRDWKKGGHGNRVDLHQAIVESCDTYFYDMAFRMGIDRMHEFGIHYGLGERTGLDIPSERSGLWPSRAWKRARRNLHWFPGDSLNVSIGQGDVLATPLQLAVMTATLASRGKLIQPRLAKSIGGQPTEMVVLGQQQVASEYWDYIIKSMEDVVHSRRGTAKIISRKIGYRMAGKTGTAQVVGIAQDAEYDRDKLEERQWDHALFIGFAPVENPEIAIAVIVENGEHGSSQASPVARAVADEYFKKVRK; encoded by the coding sequence GTGAAGTGGGCCGGTACAGAAATATATCATTTTCGCGATCATCACCACGAAGAACGCGTCATTAATAACCGAATCCTGTTTTCTGCGATCTTCGTCTTTATCTGCATCCTTGTTTTATTAGCCCGCTTTTATTCACTGCAGATTGTTAAATATCAGGACTTTGTTACCCAATCGGATAAAAATCGAATCCAGGTTCGTCCAATGCCGCCTAACAGGGGGTTGATCTTTGACGGTGCGGGCGAACTCCTTGCGGATAATCGGCCAAGTTTCACGCTTTCCATCGTCAAAGAGCGAGCGGGCAATATTGATACATTGATAGAGCGTCTGGCCGCTGTTATTGAAATTACCGATAAAGATAAGGAAAATTTTTATAAATTCTTAAAGCAGAGACGGCGCCCATATGAAGCTGTTGCCCTGCGTTATCGCTTAACCGAAGAGGAAATGGCTCGGTTGGCGGTGGATGCGCACGAATACCAAGGGGTGAAAATCGAAGCGCAGCTTGTTCGCTATTACCCGCAAGGGGATCTCTTTGCGCACACCATAGGCTATGTCGGACGTATAAATGCGCGCGAGCAGGCCTCATTCAGTGAGGACGATTACGCTCGTTATAGTGGTACTCACAGCATCGGGAAAATCGGGCTGGAAAAATTTTACGAAGATGCGTTGTTGGGAAAAGTTGGCTACGAAAATATCGAAACCAATGCTCATGGTCGCGTGCTCCGGGTTGTGGACGAAACACCACCCGAGCCAGGTAAAAATATCGAATTATTTCTGCGTTCTGAGCTGCAAGCCGCTGCTGCCAAACAGTTGGAGGGTAAGCGTGGCTCGGTTGTGGCAATTGATGTGGCGACCGGTGGTGTATTGGCGATGGTCAGTGCGCCAAGCTATAACCCGAATCTTTTCGTAACCGGTATTAGCTACGCCGATTACAACGAACTAAATCGTTCCCGTGATTTGCCATTGTTTAATCGCAGTATTCAGGGGCAGTATCCTCCAGGGTCGACATTAAAACCCATGCTCGGCTTGGGTGGCCTGCATCATCAGGTTGTTACCTATCAAACACGAATCAGTGACCCTGGTTATTATCAGTTGGAAAACGACGAACGCTTATATCGAGACTGGAAAAAAGGCGGGCACGGTAACCGCGTCGACCTTCACCAGGCGATTGTTGAATCCTGCGATACCTATTTTTACGACATGGCATTCCGTATGGGCATTGACCGAATGCATGAATTTGGAATCCATTATGGTTTGGGTGAGCGTACAGGGTTGGATATTCCCAGTGAGCGCAGTGGGCTGTGGCCATCCCGAGCCTGGAAGCGTGCAAGGCGCAACCTGCACTGGTTTCCCGGCGACAGTCTGAATGTGAGTATTGGTCAGGGAGATGTTCTGGCAACGCCACTCCAGTTGGCGGTTATGACCGCGACACTGGCTTCAAGAGGCAAGCTTATCCAGCCTCGTCTGGCAAAAAGCATTGGCGGTCAACCAACCGAAATGGTGGTGTTAGGCCAGCAACAGGTTGCCAGTGAATACTGGGATTACATTATTAAATCCATGGAAGATGTTGTGCACAGCCGGCGGGGAACAGCCAAAATAATCAGCCGTAAAATAGGCTATCGCATGGCGGGGAAAACCGGAACGGCTCAGGTGGTGGGGATCGCGCAAGATGCTGAATATGACCGGGATAAGCTGGAAGAGCGTCAGTGGGACCACGCTCTGTTCATTGGCTTCGCGCCGGTAGAGAACCCCGAAATTGCGATCGCTGTGATTGTCGAAAACGGTGAGCATGGTTCCAGTCAAGCATCACCGGTGGCAAGAGCTGTCGCTGATGAGTACTTTAAAAAGGTGCGTAAATAA
- the rodA gene encoding rod shape-determining protein RodA, translating into MSGRGQDFVRQLPDSAHHFGRSVGFLRRIHIDPFLMLVLIVLTLFGLMVLYSGSGQDEAMVRRQIVFYVVGYSVMFSAAQLDMSTLRRWAPWFYAVGVVLLVLIFVVGVGAKGAKRWISLGFFRFQPSEILKLAVPITVAAYFATRVIPPRPKNIFWCLVIIGLPSVLILKQPDLGTSILIAASGLIGLFLAGIRWRYIFGSLIAILASLWPMWHFVMKDYQKRRVLTMLDPEADKLGAGWNIIQSKTAIGSGGIYGKGWLNGTQSQLDFLPESHTDFIIAVLAEEFGLIGVMFLLTMYLLIVGRGLTIAWNAQNLFNRILAGSITLTFFVYVFVNIGMVTGLLPVVGVPLPLVSLGGTSIVTLLTGFGILMAIATEKKKVTT; encoded by the coding sequence ATGTCGGGGCGAGGTCAGGATTTTGTTCGGCAGCTGCCGGATTCAGCGCATCATTTCGGCCGTTCGGTCGGTTTTTTACGACGTATTCATATCGACCCGTTCCTGATGTTGGTGCTCATTGTTTTAACTCTGTTCGGCCTGATGGTGTTGTATTCGGGCAGTGGGCAAGACGAAGCCATGGTTCGTCGCCAGATAGTGTTCTATGTTGTGGGTTACTCCGTCATGTTTTCCGCGGCGCAACTGGATATGTCCACGCTAAGGCGTTGGGCCCCCTGGTTTTATGCCGTTGGCGTGGTTCTACTGGTGTTGATCTTCGTTGTCGGTGTCGGTGCCAAAGGAGCCAAACGTTGGATCAGCCTCGGGTTCTTCCGCTTTCAACCGTCTGAAATTCTGAAGTTGGCGGTGCCCATCACCGTTGCGGCTTACTTTGCAACGCGTGTTATTCCGCCGAGGCCGAAAAATATTTTTTGGTGCCTGGTGATTATTGGTTTGCCTTCGGTATTAATTTTAAAGCAGCCGGACCTGGGAACTTCAATCCTTATTGCGGCTTCGGGCTTGATAGGTTTATTCCTCGCAGGGATTCGCTGGCGCTATATCTTCGGAAGTTTAATCGCGATACTCGCCAGCCTCTGGCCTATGTGGCATTTCGTGATGAAGGATTACCAAAAGCGGCGGGTGTTAACCATGCTGGACCCTGAAGCGGATAAACTGGGGGCGGGCTGGAATATTATTCAGTCCAAAACCGCAATCGGTTCCGGCGGGATTTACGGTAAAGGCTGGCTCAATGGTACGCAGTCGCAACTGGACTTTCTCCCCGAAAGTCATACGGATTTTATTATTGCGGTACTGGCCGAAGAATTCGGTTTAATTGGTGTGATGTTTTTGTTAACCATGTATCTGCTCATTGTTGGGCGGGGGTTGACCATTGCATGGAATGCGCAAAACCTATTTAACCGAATTTTAGCGGGGAGTATAACGCTCACTTTTTTTGTCTATGTCTTTGTTAATATTGGTATGGTTACCGGATTATTACCGGTAGTTGGTGTACCTTTACCTTTGGTTAGTCTTGGTGGGACTTCAATTGTGACGTTGTTAACAGGGTTTGGCATACTCATGGCCATTGCAACAGAAAAGAAAAAAGTCACCACTTAG
- a CDS encoding glutamate-5-semialdehyde dehydrogenase, with the protein MSVIEYMKNIGQQARAASREMMSATTGQKNAALLAIADALVESRDKVIAENAIDLKNGKEKGLDAALLDRLELTPSRFDAMVEGLQQVAALPDPCGEITDMKYRPSGIQVGKMRVPLGVVGIIYESRPNVTIDAASLCLKSGNATILRGGSEAIHSNRAIAECVRTGLERAGLPGAAVQVIETTDRAAVGELITMPEYVDVIVPRGGKGLIERISNDAKVAVIKHLDGICHVYIDKTANLDKAFDVALNSKTHRYGVCNAMETLLVDESIADAILPRLLDAYVEKGVELRGCAKTTAKFSGLISATDEDWDTEYLAPILSIKLVSGIDEAIDHINRHSSQHTESIITEDYTLARRFMTEVDSSSVMVNASTRFADGFQYGLGAEIGISTDKIHARGPVGLEGLTSQKWIVLGDGHILS; encoded by the coding sequence ATGTCCGTCATTGAGTACATGAAAAATATTGGTCAGCAGGCCAGAGCTGCTTCTCGAGAGATGATGTCCGCAACAACTGGGCAGAAGAATGCGGCCCTGTTGGCTATCGCCGATGCATTGGTGGAATCACGAGATAAAGTGATCGCGGAAAACGCTATTGATTTAAAAAATGGTAAAGAAAAGGGCTTGGATGCAGCCTTATTAGACCGTTTGGAACTCACTCCCTCACGCTTTGATGCTATGGTGGAAGGTCTGCAGCAAGTGGCTGCGCTACCTGATCCCTGCGGTGAAATTACCGATATGAAATATCGTCCATCAGGCATCCAGGTGGGCAAAATGCGTGTTCCTCTGGGGGTTGTCGGTATTATCTATGAGTCTCGACCCAATGTGACGATTGATGCGGCCAGTTTATGTTTAAAGTCGGGCAACGCCACTATCTTAAGAGGTGGAAGCGAAGCGATTCATTCCAATCGGGCAATTGCTGAGTGTGTTAGAACCGGCCTTGAGCGCGCAGGTTTACCAGGAGCCGCAGTACAGGTTATCGAAACCACAGACCGTGCCGCCGTCGGCGAATTGATTACTATGCCGGAATATGTCGATGTGATTGTTCCTCGGGGAGGGAAAGGTCTTATTGAGCGTATATCCAATGATGCAAAAGTTGCCGTGATCAAGCATTTGGATGGCATTTGCCACGTTTACATCGACAAAACAGCAAATTTGGATAAAGCCTTTGATGTTGCTTTGAATAGCAAAACGCACCGATACGGTGTGTGCAATGCAATGGAAACCTTATTGGTGGATGAAAGTATTGCCGATGCAATTTTGCCTCGTCTGCTGGATGCTTACGTCGAAAAAGGTGTTGAGTTGCGCGGTTGCGCCAAAACAACAGCAAAATTCTCTGGCTTAATTTCGGCAACCGACGAAGATTGGGACACCGAGTATCTTGCGCCTATATTGTCGATAAAACTGGTTTCCGGCATCGATGAGGCCATTGATCATATCAACCGTCATAGTTCGCAACATACTGAAAGTATTATTACGGAAGACTATACCCTGGCCAGACGTTTTATGACCGAGGTGGATTCCAGTTCGGTGATGGTGAACGCATCGACACGTTTTGCCGATGGTTTTCAGTATGGGCTTGGTGCGGAAATTGGTATTTCCACCGATAAAATCCATGCGCGCGGTCCAGTGGGGTTGGAAGGATTGACCTCCCAAAAATGGATTGTGCTGGGGGACGGTCACATCCTGTCTTAA
- a CDS encoding HAD family phosphatase, protein MIQAVIFDHDGTLVDSEAMHFELWRSMLAKEGVDFEQDEYIRELSGLPKPQTAEYIAQRFNTKLSSEELYKENIRLTHEHLKNDRYPLMPYVQECLQACKENNMLTAVATGAARTEVLASLKSHQLDTRFDAVCSRSDVKHPKPAPDVYIHALEVLGIPAAHAIALEDTQSGVQSAKDAGLTTIAIPNAFSQSQDFSRADYTVKNLQQAWQLIQRKR, encoded by the coding sequence ATGATTCAGGCAGTAATCTTTGATCACGATGGCACTCTGGTGGATTCTGAAGCAATGCACTTCGAATTGTGGCGCTCCATGCTCGCCAAAGAAGGTGTTGATTTCGAACAAGACGAGTACATCCGCGAACTTTCCGGCTTACCAAAACCACAGACAGCCGAATATATTGCCCAAAGGTTTAACACCAAGCTCAGTAGCGAAGAGCTCTACAAAGAAAACATACGACTTACTCACGAACACTTAAAAAATGATCGATACCCTTTGATGCCGTATGTACAAGAATGCCTGCAAGCCTGCAAAGAGAACAATATGCTTACCGCTGTGGCTACCGGAGCGGCCCGAACAGAAGTACTTGCCTCCCTGAAATCTCACCAGCTGGACACCCGGTTCGATGCGGTATGCTCACGCTCAGATGTTAAACATCCTAAACCGGCTCCGGACGTGTACATACACGCTCTTGAAGTACTGGGAATACCCGCCGCACACGCCATCGCTCTGGAAGATACACAAAGTGGTGTGCAATCAGCAAAAGATGCAGGCCTAACCACCATCGCCATTCCAAATGCGTTTTCCCAAAGCCAGGACTTCTCTCGAGCCGATTACACCGTAAAAAACCTGCAACAGGCCTGGCAATTGATTCAGCGGAAACGTTAA
- the rsfS gene encoding ribosome silencing factor — protein MTENLQDLITNALDDLKGGDIQTLDVTELSDVMDFLIIATGTSNRHVKSLANNAIEEAKEKGIRPIGVEGMDAGEWVLVDFGDTVLHVMQQSTRDFYELEKLWSTEPATRKHDQEK, from the coding sequence ATGACTGAGAATTTACAAGATTTAATCACTAACGCATTGGATGATTTAAAAGGTGGAGATATCCAAACGCTGGATGTAACCGAATTAAGTGATGTGATGGATTTCCTCATCATTGCTACTGGTACCTCCAATCGCCATGTTAAGTCTCTGGCCAATAATGCGATTGAAGAGGCAAAAGAAAAAGGCATTCGTCCCATCGGGGTTGAAGGTATGGACGCTGGTGAATGGGTGCTAGTGGACTTTGGCGATACGGTTTTGCACGTTATGCAGCAAAGCACGCGCGATTTTTATGAGTTGGAAAAACTCTGGTCGACCGAACCCGCAACGAGAAAGCACGATCAGGAAAAATAG
- a CDS encoding alpha-L-glutamate ligase-like protein — MSIFSAYKKLHNSGLLGMNRRNISYVSRYNPRSLFPVVDNKLTTKKLALEHQVSVPDLIGVIEDQSEVSSLKKYLPTDKGFCIKPAKGSGGKGILVIIDVKEDMYVRPNGDLISLEELERHVSNILAGLFSLGGGIDSTIIESLIVVDPLLASYSFEGVPDIRVIVFQGIPVMAMMRLACAASHGKANLHQGAVGVGIDIATGKAINAVQNDELISLHPDTGQDLLQLEIPNWNSLLELACSCFDMCGLGYLGVDLVLDSKKGPTLLELNARPGLSIQIANGIGLVPRLKKVEQLTRPERMSTAERIAFAQTHFALER, encoded by the coding sequence ATGTCGATATTCTCTGCCTATAAAAAGCTTCATAACAGCGGCCTTCTCGGCATGAACCGACGTAACATATCCTATGTGAGTCGTTACAATCCGAGGAGCTTATTTCCGGTTGTTGATAATAAGCTCACCACCAAAAAACTTGCTCTCGAACATCAGGTCTCGGTTCCTGATTTAATTGGAGTGATTGAAGATCAGTCCGAAGTTTCCTCTTTAAAAAAATATTTACCCACCGACAAAGGATTTTGTATTAAACCGGCGAAAGGGTCCGGTGGTAAAGGTATTCTGGTTATTATCGATGTCAAAGAGGATATGTACGTTCGGCCAAATGGTGATTTGATTTCCCTGGAGGAGCTTGAACGGCATGTGTCGAATATCCTGGCGGGTTTGTTTTCGTTAGGTGGCGGCATTGACTCGACGATTATTGAATCGCTTATTGTCGTTGATCCGCTTTTGGCTAGTTATTCCTTCGAAGGTGTTCCCGATATTCGGGTGATTGTGTTTCAGGGCATTCCCGTGATGGCGATGATGCGGCTTGCCTGTGCTGCATCCCATGGCAAAGCCAATCTTCATCAGGGGGCGGTTGGTGTTGGCATTGATATCGCCACCGGTAAAGCCATTAATGCCGTCCAGAATGATGAGCTTATTTCCCTGCACCCTGATACTGGGCAAGACCTGCTGCAGTTGGAAATACCCAACTGGAATAGTTTGCTGGAACTTGCATGTTCTTGCTTTGATATGTGTGGCTTGGGGTACCTCGGTGTGGACTTGGTACTGGATTCGAAAAAAGGACCAACCTTACTTGAGTTAAATGCACGTCCAGGGTTATCAATACAAATTGCTAATGGTATTGGTTTGGTACCGAGGCTTAAAAAGGTTGAGCAGTTAACTCGGCCGGAGCGCATGTCAACGGCTGAACGAATCGCCTTTGCTCAAACTCACTTTGCTCTTGAACGCTAA
- a CDS encoding inactive transglutaminase family protein, protein MKRHSRTPFYLLIALLIVSGLALTWYRHYAFDVPWLPGEKRQVWSIEAKIEFLAQGEPIVASLAIPSSQPGFELMGEHTASPGYGLSFVEKDGGRRAEWSIRNATGLQTLYYRIDMLSLDFEDSPYHPPSPDIRFKLKKEGPYQTAAAQLLARAKERSANAFTLTRELISEFNTQNQTARFLLQEQSRTQWLVELLNLAEIKSREVLVLTLEDGRRRQSLLSYLQVYDGEEYQLFDPRTGKQGQAANQLLWKYHSDSLLDLVGGTQSNVHFSVIEQEVPVSRMLDRDLLSDKPFLDISIHSLPLEEQTLFKGILLVPVGVLVVVFLRILIGLRTSGTFMPVLIAIAFIQTSLLTGLLGFVLVVTAGLVIRSYLSQLNLLLVARISAVIISVIAIIAAFSVLSFQLGLSEGLKITFFPMIILAWTIERMSILWEEEGPQEVLVQVGGSLFVALVAYVLMTNEVVRHLTFNFLGLQLVFMALVLLMGNYTGYRLLEYRRFKTMLK, encoded by the coding sequence GTGAAAAGGCACTCTCGTACCCCGTTTTATCTCCTTATAGCACTGCTCATTGTCTCCGGGTTAGCTCTGACTTGGTATCGTCATTACGCATTTGATGTTCCCTGGTTGCCAGGGGAAAAACGCCAGGTCTGGTCAATTGAAGCCAAGATCGAATTTCTTGCTCAAGGTGAGCCTATTGTTGCATCCCTGGCTATCCCCAGTAGTCAGCCTGGTTTTGAACTTATGGGGGAGCACACTGCATCGCCGGGTTACGGTTTGTCGTTTGTTGAGAAAGATGGTGGACGCAGGGCCGAGTGGTCAATCCGAAACGCCACTGGTCTGCAAACCCTCTATTATCGCATCGATATGTTATCTCTCGATTTTGAAGATTCCCCTTATCACCCCCCGTCACCGGATATTCGATTCAAGCTTAAAAAAGAAGGTCCGTATCAAACTGCTGCAGCGCAACTATTAGCTCGTGCCAAGGAACGTTCTGCAAATGCTTTCACGTTAACTCGGGAATTGATTAGCGAATTTAATACCCAAAATCAGACAGCCAGGTTTTTATTGCAGGAACAAAGCCGAACTCAATGGCTAGTGGAACTGTTGAATCTGGCTGAAATTAAATCCCGTGAGGTCTTGGTGTTGACGCTGGAAGATGGGCGTCGCAGGCAAAGTCTGCTGAGCTATTTGCAAGTTTATGACGGAGAAGAGTATCAGCTGTTTGACCCTAGAACCGGTAAGCAGGGGCAGGCGGCCAATCAGCTTTTATGGAAGTACCATTCGGACTCACTACTGGATCTTGTGGGCGGTACTCAGTCCAATGTTCACTTTTCTGTGATTGAACAGGAAGTGCCGGTAAGTCGAATGCTGGATCGGGACTTATTGTCGGATAAGCCTTTCTTGGATATATCCATTCATAGCTTACCTCTTGAAGAGCAGACTTTGTTTAAGGGGATTTTGTTGGTTCCGGTTGGTGTCTTGGTGGTTGTGTTTTTGCGTATTTTGATTGGTTTACGCACATCAGGAACCTTTATGCCGGTACTGATTGCTATCGCTTTTATCCAGACCAGTTTACTAACCGGGTTGTTGGGTTTTGTTTTGGTGGTGACAGCTGGTTTGGTTATTCGCAGTTATCTGTCACAGCTTAACCTCTTGCTTGTGGCTCGAATATCCGCCGTAATTATTTCGGTGATTGCCATTATCGCTGCGTTTTCTGTTTTATCTTTTCAGCTGGGTTTGAGTGAAGGGTTAAAAATTACCTTTTTCCCAATGATTATTTTGGCTTGGACAATTGAACGTATGTCCATTCTTTGGGAAGAGGAAGGGCCTCAGGAAGTACTTGTTCAAGTTGGAGGCTCACTATTTGTTGCACTGGTTGCCTATGTGCTAATGACCAATGAAGTGGTTCGTCATCTGACGTTCAACTTCTTGGGATTGCAGTTGGTGTTTATGGCGCTGGTGTTATTAATGGGGAACTACACTGGTTATCGCCTGTTGGAGTATCGACGTTTCAAGACGATGTTAAAGTAA
- the nadD gene encoding nicotinate-nucleotide adenylyltransferase, which translates to MIAILGGSFDPVHNGHLSLAADAVQQVDAQQLRFVPCHVPPHKESLWATNEQRVAMLHLALGEYNGIGHAEVDTRELEKTDVSYTVETLEQLRHELGQGQPLVFILGWDSFRALPNWYRWQELLSLTNIAVAGRPGIKQDQLPAEIERLQEKMVKPDQLHYSPCGYIAALETRPVDVSSTTIRTLLKKRDSRARDLMPKSVYGYIQEHQLYL; encoded by the coding sequence TTGATTGCGATTTTGGGGGGCAGTTTCGACCCTGTTCACAATGGGCATTTATCTTTGGCGGCAGATGCTGTACAGCAGGTAGATGCTCAACAACTCAGGTTTGTTCCCTGTCATGTGCCGCCCCATAAAGAATCTCTGTGGGCGACTAACGAGCAGCGTGTAGCGATGTTGCACTTGGCACTTGGCGAATATAACGGCATAGGGCATGCTGAGGTAGATACGCGAGAGCTGGAAAAAACCGATGTTTCCTATACCGTGGAAACGCTTGAGCAACTCCGCCACGAGTTAGGACAAGGCCAGCCTTTAGTCTTCATTCTTGGTTGGGACTCTTTCCGTGCTCTACCAAATTGGTATCGCTGGCAGGAATTGCTGTCCCTAACGAATATTGCCGTTGCCGGTCGACCTGGAATTAAACAGGATCAGTTACCTGCAGAGATTGAGCGATTGCAGGAAAAAATGGTAAAGCCAGATCAATTGCACTATTCCCCCTGTGGTTATATTGCAGCGTTGGAAACTCGTCCAGTGGATGTTTCATCCACGACGATTCGTACTTTACTGAAAAAAAGAGATAGTAGAGCCAGAGACCTTATGCCAAAGAGTGTCTATGGTTATATTCAGGAACATCAACTTTATTTATAA